AAGTCTATGATTCAACTTAGTTTTCATTATAAATATGAGCGACAACGAACCTTGTTGCTGATTAGCAAATCGCTTTTCGTGCTTCTTGCAGAATTGGGTTCTTGAGGATGGCATATTCGGATGTTCTTCACACTGttcagaaatcaagaaaaataacatTTATTAGCTGTTATGcaactctttttcttttcctgtttGCGCAATCGATAGGGATAAAAACGCAAGCATTTGACCTCCCAACAACACTGAACATCTTTTCAAGGTTCTGACGTGAGTAATCCTCGGGCAGGTTTTCCACCACAACAGTGCGAGACTGCAACAGAGAAAGCCACATATCAATCACGTAACAGAGATGTATAGATCGAACTGATTCCTTCATCTGTCGTGTCTTATGAACTCACCTGCAGTTCCTCCTTGTCTCGTTCCGTGAAGACTTGTTTACGCTTGATCTTCTTGCCGTCCTCGCTAAGAACCTGCAAAACGTGCGTGATGACAAAGGTTTCTTCCGATGGCATGTGGTGGAGCGGACATGGGGAATGGAGGAAGCACTCACAAGCTTCGTCGAGGTCCGAAGTGCTTTCGCCAGCATGTGGTTGTTTGCGCCGAGACACTTGATCTTTTTCCAGGACGCAACCACTGACATCGGAACTGGAGACAAGAGGACATGTGATTGCCGTCATCAAGACACTGTAATCAGATCCATAATTGCGCCGGCAAAGGAGCATCATTTTGCTTACCATAACCCTCGGGATCTTTGTTCATGATCTTCATTAGGAAATCATTGGCAACCAGATTAGTATCACTGAATTGGTACTCCACCTGGATGCGGAATAGATTCAGTCAAAGAACACATGCAAGAGATGGGTGGCGAAGAGGGATCAGAATCAGCAGCAAGAAAGAGACCTGCTTGACGATCTTCTGAATCATGTCGCTGTTGCTCTTCGAATGGCCAGCAATCTTCCCGTGGAAATCCGGCATGAAGTGGACAGGCTCTTGCTCCGTAAAGTAGAACCACTCCGGCCCCAGCGCCGCGCCGCCGCCTCCGTTCCCGAAGAACTGGAGGTAAGGGCAGAAGCAGCCGGCCGACAGGGCCGGCGCGGCCTGCAGCTGCGACCTCGGTACGAACTCCGGCGCATGGACATTAAACTTGAACCCCGCAATCGCCTCTGCTGTCTCCTCCTCCTTGCTCGATAGCTtgacctcctcctcttctcctctgcTTTCTTGTTGTGCCATTGTTGCTTCCCCCACCCTTCCCCTcagccctccctccctctctctataTCGCTGTTTCTGTTCCTCTCCCACCGTCACTCCAACTTATTCTGCGCCTGCATCTAACTGCACGAATCTTCCaaacttcctctccctctttctctccacttctttctcctcttttctgtggcGGGAGTGTTTCTGGCGACTGTTTCCTTTGCTTCCTTTGACTCCACATTTCGCGCATCGAGCAACTTCCTCCTCGAACTAAAACGCGACCGTTTAAATGACCTCATCATCTCCAAGGGGCAGTTTGGTCCTTTCCTTCTGGGAAGCCGGATATTCTTGGAAGTCAGTATCGCTCCGGGAATGCCCCCCCTGTCTTCTTCGGGATTCCCACAATACCCCACACTTTGtacttggaatatatatatatatatatatatatatatatatatatatatatatatatatataatataaaaaagtatCGAAAATCTTGTTCCAAAGGTCTGAAAAATCTGAAGCTGTTCTGCAGATACAATAACGCCATGAAAACAAAACGATGATTCGGTCAAACATCAATCATTtcttttcattatattataattGATGGTTCATAAAAGATCCCCCAACGTTGGGTCTGAGGGGCTTATAATGATAACAATGATGATTGTTGCTGTTGCTGTACGCTGTATGCTTATCATCACACATGCAGGCACAGCATCAGATCACGTTTGTTTGAGATTGGCCCATCAGTCCCTTCTTCGTGTTCTTCCGTTGCCTTTGGCGTGTCGAGGAAGAGAGTTAGATGGAACCACCGTGGCGTCCCACAGGGAATCATCATACGGCAAGAATTAAGCTTGCAAATGCTACGAAATAACTATTTGCTTCTTCATGGTGATTACAGAAGACCAGTAAATCTCGGAGATAATCATGCGACGATAGCACGGTGGTTGTGTGACTCGATTTCCTTCACTCGCCCTACCAAATTAAATG
Above is a genomic segment from Musa acuminata AAA Group cultivar baxijiao chromosome BXJ3-4, Cavendish_Baxijiao_AAA, whole genome shotgun sequence containing:
- the LOC135635479 gene encoding la-related protein 6C-like, producing MAQQESRGEEEEVKLSSKEEETAEAIAGFKFNVHAPEFVPRSQLQAAPALSAGCFCPYLQFFGNGGGGAALGPEWFYFTEQEPVHFMPDFHGKIAGHSKSNSDMIQKIVKQVEYQFSDTNLVANDFLMKIMNKDPEGYVPMSVVASWKKIKCLGANNHMLAKALRTSTKLVLSEDGKKIKRKQVFTERDKEELQSRTVVVENLPEDYSRQNLEKMFSVVGSVKNIRICHPQEPNSARSTKSDLLISNKLHALVEYETTEQAEKAVEKLNDERNWRKGLRVRTMLRCSPKSVIRGNHFELYSEDDQSPSSQTLGSPRIEQLLDHTNEDNQSGPRKAWGRGRVKPHGLLAPNLSGRGLLTQAPQIGGALGHGGEASSKQTPQGPRMPDGTRGFTMGRGKPLSPVLGRSPTPAAALASVHL